One bacterium genomic window, CATCCGTTTTTTATATCCTCTTTTCATTCAGCATGTTATATCTATTATTCACAGGTAGGCTAACGATAAAGTTCAGGTGCGGTGGGGAGAATTACCACAAAAGTTTGATAGCAAGATAAAACTTTGAGAGACCACAAAACTCTGACCACGGCACAGTCCCCCGCCGTCAACTGCAACGCAGGGTTAGACAAAAGCTCTGATTCGCTGTCTTTTCCTTTTCCTCTGCCTCACCGAATTATTGTGCATTCCACATTCACAGTTGCTCCTAATATCTCCCCTGAGTTCATCGGCGGCGGGGAGAATTACCACCAAACTTTGTAAGCGAGACAAAACTTTAATAAAACACAAACATTTAAAAAGCAGTTAACCCCCCGCCGTCCGCTGCAACGATTAGTTAGGAAAAAATTCACACATACTTAATTCTGCTTTCGAGGTCTGAACCAGATATTGGTCCCAACGCCAAAACTCAGCGGTGGGCTACTACCCGTCCGCTGGAATGTTTTGTTAGAAGCTGTGTCGCTTTCGTTAAATCAAGTAAAGACCTCAATGCCTTATTTACGGCATCTGAATCTGCAAATGATTTAGCAATATCCGGCTCAAGCATTACGATATTAGCTCCTTCTGATAGAAGACGTTTGTAATACTTGCCACGAATAGCTTTTGAATAATCAAAATCATATTCGGGGCGTAACTCATCACTACTTTTTTTTTCTTTAATTTTCATGTCTTTTCCTTTCATGTGCGGTTGCAGTCCGCGCATTTATTATCCATATTATTTTTCCCCTCTCGGTATGTGATACTACAAGTAGACGACTACCAGAAGAGTAACCAACAGTTATTAATCTTTCCTCGTCATTCGAATGATCTGGATCATCAAAAGTTGCTGATAAAGGATTATAAAATACCGTCATAGCTTCTTCAAATGGCACCTTGTGTTTTTTGATGTTCTTTTTTGCTTTTTCCTTGTCCCATTCAAATTGCATGTAATTAATTTATCCTATTTTTTACGCCATTTTTCCAAAACTCTTTTTTCGTATAAAACATTCCCTACTTATATCACTTTATATTATACAGCATAAAAATTTATATGTCAATCAAAAAATCCTCTGCACTATTCATACCACTAACGGCAAAACTTACCGGCATGCGGTGTTTTGTGCGTCCAGTGGAACGCAGTGTTAGGGCATATTACAGTCAGTAAACCCCTTGGAATCATAGCAATTCAAACCATGTTTTGATTTTCTGTGCCATTAACTTACGTCGCTCTTCAAGGAAATCATCGTAGGGTGGAATTGTGCCGTCCAATAAAGACTCAGGTAGGCAGCTTGCCTTCAGGTTGGCCTTCATCTCTTCAAAGTTAGTGATACCGCCATATTTTTTCTTTCCACCGCGACACTGTTCAGCCAGTTCCTCAAAGTATGTTTCCGGTGGGTTATCGCCGATGGCGATATTGATTTCACTCTGCGCAAGTACAAAGTTAGCGATTTGATTATAACGTCCTCGCGAAAGTCCCTGCTTTTTTAAATAGTTCCTGGGATAGATGTGGTGTACGTCGCTACGGTTGAGCAGCAGGTCGAGCACAGTAATATCACGAGACAAAAAACCTTTATCGCCGAGTTTTACCTGCGCTGCTTGAAAACATAGGAAGTAAGGACTGTTTGATGAGGATGTGTCCATAATTTGAGGAAGCATTCCTGTCCAGAAGCTGTCTGGGAGCTCATTCTCAACGACAGAAGCAGCATAAGTCGTCAGCCCGCGATTTTCAATTTGGCGTATATCAAAATCAAAGGCTGTCTCAGGACTAGCGGCATAACGTCCGCGTAGTAGTGACATGGCATACCATCGCCGCACCAAACGTTCAAGATCAGCTGCAGGGATGCCTTCCGTCCGACCACGCAGGTAAAGTATATACGCAAAGTTGACGGCATTACGTCCTCCAATCAAATCACTGGTCACGAATCCCGCTGAACGCAAGATCATCGTGATACGATCGAAGTGGGTTTTGTTGACAAACGAGAGAATACCCTTTTTTAGTTTTCCGAATGACGCCTCAACAATTGACTCTTCAAATTGTTTAGTCTCGAAGTTACGGCCTGATAGTAGCGCTACCAAATCCTGGAGCTTTCCTCTGCCAAATTCAGACGTAAAAGCCACACGCAACATATCGGTGTAAGTTGGATCGTATATGTCGTCGTTGACATCTTTGAGCCAGCGCATTTGTGGCAGGAATTCAGAATCCGCAAACGCTTTATCGTTCTTTTCAATGTTTGACAAGAATTCTGGTGCGACAGCCAAATGGCAGAAATAGTCGATTGCCTTGCGCAAAAGGTTTCCGCCGTAAATCTCGTTGACGGCAATTTTTGACATAGCAAAGTCGGCTTGCGAAAGCTCTGCACCTGCTGAGGTTACGCGGATAAATATTTCTGTGACGGTTTCAATATCAAGATCTTCGGCAAGATCGATTACGCCGACGTGGTTGTTGATGATCTTGCGAAGCTTCTCGATGCTGGCAAAAATAGCATCCTGTGATACGCCAGGATTGGCAGCGCAGTAATTACCAACAAGTTGGAACAGGCTGGTAGAGGGTGCAAATACATCCGCCACATCGTGAATCCACGATGCGTCTTTGCGTATAGCCGGATTTGCGACTTCAAACCGTTCTTCTTGCGGATGAAAAGCAATACGGATTTGGACGGTTTCGTAATCTTTAGTTAGAACATCGCGGCCTAACAATGCCGCCATGAGTGCCGTTACTCGTTGTTGACCATCAATAAGGATGCGCTTCCCAATGGATGATGTGCCATCCTTAAGTTTTACAGTCGGATTTCGCCAGGCTATCAAATACCCAACAGGGTATCCTTGATAAAGTGAATCGAGGAGGTTGCGAACTTTTGTTGCCTCCCACACAAATGGCCGCTGGATCTCTGGGATCGCGATTTCCCCAGACTTGACCCATGTAAGCAGAGTTTCGATTGGATGGGGAGTTACCGAATAGCGTTGTGTACTCAATTCAATAATCCTCCTTTTTGTGGTAAGTAGATGGTTGAAGCCCCTAACGATAAAGTTCAGGTGCGGCGGGGAGGATTACCACAAAAGTTTGATAGCAAGATAAAACTTTGAGAGACCACAAAACTCTGACCACGGCACAGTCCCCCGCCGTCAACTGCAAC contains:
- a CDS encoding BrnT family toxin; this encodes MQFEWDKEKAKKNIKKHKVPFEEAMTVFYNPLSATFDDPDHSNDEERLITVGYSSGSRLLVVSHTERGKIIWIINARTATAHERKRHEN
- a CDS encoding DUF262 domain-containing protein translates to MSTQRYSVTPHPIETLLTWVKSGEIAIPEIQRPFVWEATKVRNLLDSLYQGYPVGYLIAWRNPTVKLKDGTSSIGKRILIDGQQRVTALMAALLGRDVLTKDYETVQIRIAFHPQEERFEVANPAIRKDASWIHDVADVFAPSTSLFQLVGNYCAANPGVSQDAIFASIEKLRKIINNHVGVIDLAEDLDIETVTEIFIRVTSAGAELSQADFAMSKIAVNEIYGGNLLRKAIDYFCHLAVAPEFLSNIEKNDKAFADSEFLPQMRWLKDVNDDIYDPTYTDMLRVAFTSEFGRGKLQDLVALLSGRNFETKQFEESIVEASFGKLKKGILSFVNKTHFDRITMILRSAGFVTSDLIGGRNAVNFAYILYLRGRTEGIPAADLERLVRRWYAMSLLRGRYAASPETAFDFDIRQIENRGLTTYAASVVENELPDSFWTGMLPQIMDTSSSNSPYFLCFQAAQVKLGDKGFLSRDITVLDLLLNRSDVHHIYPRNYLKKQGLSRGRYNQIANFVLAQSEINIAIGDNPPETYFEELAEQCRGGKKKYGGITNFEEMKANLKASCLPESLLDGTIPPYDDFLEERRKLMAQKIKTWFELL